A window of Phycisphaerales bacterium contains these coding sequences:
- a CDS encoding response regulator transcription factor has protein sequence MSEQAIRVLCVDDNDFVAEAIRRKLSLDPTFEWAGWLPEARDLVKTVKEKRADVVLLDIDMPGKDSFEALAELAGECPDARVIMLSGYVRADYIDRAVEAGAWGYVSKNENTETILAAIQQVAKGGFAMGSEVEAELKRRRVH, from the coding sequence ATGTCCGAGCAAGCGATCCGTGTGCTCTGCGTCGACGACAATGACTTTGTCGCGGAGGCGATCCGCCGCAAGCTGTCGCTCGATCCGACGTTCGAATGGGCGGGGTGGCTGCCCGAGGCGCGGGACCTGGTAAAGACCGTGAAGGAGAAGCGGGCGGACGTGGTGCTGCTCGACATCGACATGCCCGGCAAGGACTCGTTCGAGGCCCTGGCGGAGCTCGCCGGGGAATGCCCCGACGCCCGCGTCATCATGCTGAGCGGGTACGTGCGGGCCGACTACATCGACCGCGCCGTGGAAGCGGGGGCCTGGGGCTACGTCAGCAAGAACGAGAACACCGAGACGATCCTCGCGGCCATCCAGCAGGTGGCCAAGGGCGGGTTCGCGATGGGGTCGGAGGTGGAGGCGGAACTGAAGCGGCGGCGGGTGCACTGA
- a CDS encoding ABC transporter ATP-binding protein codes for MLRYRALVLWTLAMALLSGGTLAAGIIGAKPVLEGILQADSQKQKDLRDLATDFNGALERVEGPLGRLTLRVPQSTIDALPEGPFTALAVLMGLLAVITVVGSVANFLHAYLSLTVVNRTITHIRREAFVATLRSPLKRVVGTGTSDTISRIVNDTGTLMNGLNVLMSKAVLQALKGVAGLAAALYYNWFVTVSAVLVAPALYTVIRKLGKKIKRAANAALQSQSELLGSATESLQALRVVKVYTNEVYEGGRFHRANKQVMRELNRVRTARALASPLTEMLSIFLLCGLTLAAGWVIIKGIKIDMGRFGGVQEVQVDPADFILAMISLAVAGASLKPLTGLINDIQASAPAAERLRQLIDAEPEPGHGGLVAGGEKLARLPRHAESVEFRDVVLTYPGASAPAVRGVSLRIPHGKRVAFVGPNGCGKTSLLSLVPRLFEPDAGTVLVDGHDVRGFSLRSLRSQVGVVTQETAIFAGTIRSNIAYGRLGASEAEIEAAAKQAHAHEFIVNLPRGYDTPVAEQGLSLSGGQRQRLAIARAVLRDPAILIMDEATSMVDAESEAQIAAAIADFSRGRTCLIVAHRLSTVLNCDSIVVMEAGQVVDQGTHEDLMGRCEVYRALAQHQFPT; via the coding sequence ATGCTGCGCTACCGGGCCCTGGTCCTCTGGACGCTGGCCATGGCCCTGCTGTCTGGCGGCACGCTCGCAGCGGGGATCATCGGTGCGAAGCCGGTGCTGGAGGGGATCCTTCAGGCCGACAGCCAGAAGCAGAAGGACCTGCGCGACCTCGCGACCGACTTCAACGGGGCCCTTGAGCGGGTTGAGGGGCCGCTGGGGCGGCTCACGCTGCGGGTGCCGCAGAGCACCATCGACGCCCTGCCGGAGGGGCCGTTCACGGCCTTGGCGGTTCTGATGGGGCTGCTGGCGGTGATCACCGTCGTCGGCAGCGTTGCCAACTTCCTGCACGCGTACCTCTCGCTCACGGTGGTCAACCGGACGATCACGCACATCCGGCGCGAGGCGTTCGTGGCGACCCTGCGCTCGCCGCTCAAGCGGGTGGTGGGGACGGGGACGAGCGACACCATCAGCCGCATCGTCAACGACACGGGCACGCTGATGAACGGCCTGAATGTCTTGATGAGCAAGGCCGTGCTGCAGGCGCTTAAGGGCGTGGCGGGGCTCGCGGCCGCGCTGTACTACAACTGGTTCGTGACGGTGAGCGCGGTGCTGGTGGCGCCGGCGCTGTACACGGTGATCCGCAAGCTGGGCAAGAAGATCAAACGGGCGGCGAACGCGGCCCTGCAGAGCCAGTCGGAGCTGCTGGGGAGCGCGACCGAGAGCCTGCAGGCGCTGCGGGTGGTGAAGGTGTACACCAACGAGGTGTACGAGGGCGGGCGCTTCCACCGGGCGAACAAGCAGGTCATGCGCGAGCTCAACCGCGTGCGCACAGCCCGGGCGCTGGCCAGCCCGCTGACTGAGATGCTCTCCATCTTCCTGCTGTGCGGGCTCACGCTCGCGGCCGGGTGGGTGATCATCAAGGGGATCAAGATCGACATGGGGCGGTTCGGGGGCGTGCAGGAGGTGCAGGTTGACCCCGCGGACTTCATCCTGGCGATGATCTCGCTCGCGGTGGCGGGGGCGTCTCTCAAGCCGCTGACCGGCCTGATCAACGACATCCAGGCGTCGGCGCCCGCCGCGGAGCGGCTGCGGCAGCTGATCGACGCGGAGCCGGAGCCAGGGCATGGCGGGCTCGTCGCCGGGGGCGAGAAGCTGGCCCGCCTGCCGCGGCATGCGGAGTCGGTGGAGTTTCGCGATGTGGTGCTGACGTACCCGGGGGCGAGCGCGCCCGCGGTGCGGGGCGTGTCGCTGCGGATCCCGCACGGCAAGCGCGTGGCGTTCGTGGGGCCCAACGGGTGCGGGAAGACGTCGCTGCTGAGCCTGGTGCCGCGCCTGTTCGAACCGGATGCGGGGACGGTGCTGGTGGACGGTCACGACGTGCGCGGGTTCTCGCTGCGGAGCCTGCGGTCGCAGGTGGGCGTGGTGACGCAGGAGACGGCGATTTTCGCGGGGACGATCCGCTCGAACATCGCCTATGGCCGGCTTGGGGCGAGCGAGGCGGAGATCGAGGCCGCGGCCAAGCAGGCGCACGCCCACGAGTTCATAGTGAATCTCCCCAGGGGCTACGACACCCCGGTGGCGGAGCAGGGGCTGAGCCTGTCTGGCGGTCAGCGGCAGCGGCTGGCGATCGCGCGGGCGGTGCTGCGGGACCCGGCGATCCTGATCATGGACGAGGCGACCAGCATGGTGGACGCCGAGAGCGAGGCCCAGATCGCCGCGGCGATCGCGGACTTCTCCCGCGGGCGGACGTGCCTGATCGTCGCGCACCGGCTGAGCACCGTGCTCAACTGCGACTCGATCGTGGTGATGGAGGCGGGGCAGGTGGTGGACCAGGGAACGCACGAGGACCTGATGGGGCGGTGCGAAGTGTATAGGGCGCTGGCGCAGCACCAGTTTCCCACGTAA
- a CDS encoding ATP-binding protein, protein MQSPHLHAPIEGGGSFLARLFDVSDFTARVICFNRDPSVVWLHLVSDTIIAAAYFSIPVALITLVLKRRDLAFPWMFVLFGGFILLCGTTHVFNVLALHYPMYRFDGVVKALTAAFSIGTAVALWPLIPKILTIPSPDMLREANAKLEGQVAERRKAQEDLQRARDELQLRVDQLENANKELELSYQRLRVSERMAAIGTLSAGLGHDMGNLLLPVRARLESIESRGVPAELKEDVAAIRTCAEYLQRLSKGLRLLSLDPEEGEMEATPVRAWWDEVRPMLENAIPESVELQGDFGADLPPALLSRHGLTQAVFNLVQNAGDAMRARGHGRITVWARKGAETDTIDIGVRDNGPGMSEETRRRCLEPFFTTKTRAISTGLGLALVNGIIQRAKGTIEVRTQLGQGSEFILHLRAARSLRRSDAPPLRAVVSIPDARLRSFTSELLKSLGFEVVVSDAPADGSASVWVVDASTGSRDKVQEFVRGSDQRRALMLGGDGSDTDRVRIVREPRPTAVRAALDQAAHELGLR, encoded by the coding sequence GTGCAGAGTCCCCATCTCCATGCCCCGATCGAAGGCGGCGGGTCCTTTCTGGCACGCCTCTTCGATGTCTCCGACTTCACCGCCCGCGTCATCTGCTTCAATCGCGACCCCAGCGTCGTCTGGCTGCACCTCGTCTCCGACACCATCATCGCCGCGGCCTACTTCTCCATACCGGTGGCCCTCATCACCCTCGTCCTCAAGCGGCGCGACCTCGCCTTCCCGTGGATGTTCGTCCTCTTCGGTGGCTTTATCCTCCTCTGCGGCACCACTCACGTCTTCAACGTCCTCGCCCTGCACTACCCCATGTACCGCTTCGACGGCGTGGTGAAGGCCCTCACCGCCGCGTTCTCGATCGGCACCGCCGTCGCGCTCTGGCCGCTCATCCCCAAGATCCTCACCATCCCCAGCCCGGACATGCTCCGCGAGGCCAACGCCAAGCTGGAGGGCCAGGTGGCCGAGCGCCGCAAGGCGCAGGAAGACCTCCAGCGGGCCCGCGACGAGCTCCAGCTCCGCGTCGATCAGCTCGAGAACGCCAACAAGGAGCTCGAGCTGTCGTACCAGCGCCTCCGCGTCTCGGAGCGCATGGCCGCGATCGGCACGCTCTCCGCCGGACTTGGGCACGACATGGGCAACCTGCTGCTGCCCGTGCGGGCCCGCCTCGAGTCCATCGAATCGCGCGGCGTGCCCGCCGAGCTGAAGGAAGACGTTGCCGCGATCCGCACCTGCGCCGAGTACCTTCAGCGCCTCTCCAAGGGCCTCCGCCTGCTCTCGCTGGACCCGGAGGAGGGCGAGATGGAAGCGACTCCCGTCCGCGCCTGGTGGGATGAGGTGCGGCCGATGCTCGAGAACGCCATCCCCGAGTCCGTCGAGCTGCAGGGCGACTTTGGCGCGGATCTGCCGCCCGCGCTGCTCTCGCGCCACGGGCTCACGCAAGCCGTGTTCAACCTCGTGCAGAACGCCGGCGACGCCATGCGTGCCCGCGGGCACGGCCGGATCACCGTCTGGGCCCGCAAGGGCGCCGAGACCGACACCATCGACATCGGTGTGCGCGACAACGGCCCGGGCATGAGCGAGGAGACCCGCCGCCGCTGCCTCGAGCCCTTCTTCACCACCAAGACCCGGGCTATCTCCACCGGCCTGGGGCTCGCGCTGGTCAACGGCATCATCCAACGCGCCAAGGGCACGATCGAGGTCCGCACGCAGCTGGGGCAGGGCTCCGAGTTCATCCTCCACCTGCGCGCCGCCCGCTCGCTCCGGCGGAGTGATGCGCCGCCGCTGCGGGCGGTGGTGTCGATTCCCGACGCCCGCCTCCGCAGCTTCACCTCCGAGCTGCTGAAGTCGCTGGGCTTCGAGGTTGTCGTTTCGGACGCGCCCGCCGACGGCTCCGCGAGCGTCTGGGTCGTTGATGCCAGTACCGGCTCACGCGATAAGGTGCAGGAGTTCGTGCGCGGCAGCGATCAACGCCGCGCCCTGATGCTCGGCGGCGACGGCTCGGACACCGACCGCGTCCGCATCGTCCGCGAGCCTCGCCCCACCGCCGTGCGCGCCGCTCTCGACCAGGCTGCGCACGAGCTGGGGCTGCGGTAA
- a CDS encoding ClpX C4-type zinc finger protein, producing MRREGTDENNLQPEDFLCDFCGNHWTDTRPMVEGHRGSLICGQCLSIAYTMVVKNGAGEPAPEVVTCALCLQHQETPHWRGFREDTWACTKCIRQSAAIMQKDPESGWKKPE from the coding sequence ATGCGCCGCGAGGGCACCGACGAGAACAACCTGCAGCCCGAGGACTTCCTGTGCGACTTCTGCGGGAACCACTGGACGGACACGCGCCCGATGGTGGAGGGGCACCGGGGGTCGCTCATCTGCGGCCAATGCCTGTCGATCGCGTACACGATGGTGGTGAAAAATGGGGCCGGGGAGCCCGCGCCCGAGGTGGTCACGTGCGCGCTCTGCTTGCAGCACCAGGAGACGCCGCACTGGCGCGGGTTCCGGGAGGACACGTGGGCGTGCACCAAGTGCATCCGGCAGTCCGCGGCCATCATGCAGAAGGACCCGGAATCAGGGTGGAAGAAGCCGGAGTAA